The sequence TCCGGTACACCGTGCGGGACATCACCGACGACCAGGCCCGGCAGCGGACCACGGCCAGCGAGCTCACCCTCGGCGGCCTGATCAAGCACGTCGCGGTCACCGAGGCGACGTGGGCCGGCTTCATCGTGTCCGGCCCGGCGCCCGGCCCCGGCATCGACTGGGCCGCCGTGGACTGGTCCAACCCGCCGGCCGAGGTCGTCGCCTGGGCCGACGGACACCGGATGACCGGGGCCGAGACGCTCCCGGACCTGCTCGCCCGGTACGACGAGGTCGCGGCGGCGACCGACGAGCTGATCGCCGGCACCGATCTGGACGCGGCCCGGCCGCTGCCGGCGGCGCCCTGGTTCGAGGCCGGTGCGACCTGGACCGCGCGCCGGGCCCTCCTGCACATGATCGCCGAGACCGCGCAGCACGCCGGCCACGCCGACATCATCCGGGAGTCCCTCGACGGCCAGAAGACGATGGGCTGAGCTCAGTCGCAGAACCGGTCGATGATGCCCAGCCGGTCGGGGATCCCGAACGTAGCCGCGGACGCCGGTCTCCGCCTCGAGCGCGTCGGACAGCACGGCCTGCGCGGCGGCGGTGACGCTGCTGGCCTCGATCGCGTCCGCGCTCTGCTGGCGTTCCTCGACGGTCAGCGCCAGCGTCGTTCCCCCCCGCCAGCAGAGGCCCTTGCGACGCACCGGCAGGTCCGGCCAGCGGCGTGCGAGCCGCTGGCCAGCGGCGCGCGAGCCGCCGGCGCAGTCCGGTTCCCGTC is a genomic window of Mycobacteriales bacterium containing:
- a CDS encoding DinB family protein gives rise to the protein MTNTLRTGERADLVDTLRRHRDFLRYTVRDITDDQARQRTTASELTLGGLIKHVAVTEATWAGFIVSGPAPGPGIDWAAVDWSNPPAEVVAWADGHRMTGAETLPDLLARYDEVAAATDELIAGTDLDAARPLPAAPWFEAGATWTARRALLHMIAETAQHAGHADIIRESLDGQKTMG